A single genomic interval of Deltaproteobacteria bacterium harbors:
- a CDS encoding rRNA pseudouridine synthase — protein MTHPKKTGPRRPVTNRGSYSRESGKTQRLNQILSSAGMASRRKADELISSGRVTVNGEQVKALGTQAIWGTDTIRVDGREIPAPSARVYLILNKPFGYICALKDPAGRPLVTDLVKDLPQRVYPVGRLDFDTLGLLLLTNDGDWAHRLTHPRYHVPRTYKITVAGRITDPALAELGKGVLLEDGPSGPSKTHLILRNEHRSILRMTISRGRSRQVRRMVEAAGYRVIHLMRTAFGSLQLGDLKMGEYRHLTAEEVRATKKLVGMA, from the coding sequence ATGACGCATCCGAAGAAAACGGGACCTCGCCGGCCCGTGACGAACAGGGGCTCCTATTCCCGGGAGAGCGGGAAGACCCAACGGCTTAATCAGATACTCTCCTCCGCCGGCATGGCCTCGCGGCGGAAGGCCGATGAACTGATCAGTTCCGGCAGGGTCACGGTCAACGGGGAGCAGGTAAAGGCACTGGGGACCCAGGCAATATGGGGAACGGACACCATCCGGGTGGACGGCCGGGAGATCCCGGCCCCGTCTGCAAGGGTGTATCTGATCCTCAATAAGCCTTTCGGGTATATCTGCGCCCTTAAAGATCCGGCAGGGAGGCCGCTGGTCACCGATCTGGTGAAAGATCTCCCCCAGAGGGTCTACCCGGTCGGCCGCCTCGATTTTGATACCCTGGGGCTTCTCCTCCTCACCAATGACGGGGACTGGGCCCACCGGCTCACCCATCCCCGGTACCACGTGCCCCGCACCTATAAAATCACCGTGGCCGGAAGGATCACCGATCCGGCCCTGGCCGAGCTGGGGAAGGGGGTCTTGCTGGAGGATGGACCCAGCGGGCCGTCAAAGACCCATCTGATCCTCCGCAATGAGCACCGGAGCATCCTCCGGATGACCATCTCCAGGGGGAGATCCCGTCAGGTGCGGCGGATGGTCGAAGCGGCCGGGTACAGGGTGATTCATCTCATGCGGACGGCATTTGGAAGTCTGCAGTTAGGGGATCTGAAGATGGGCGAGTATCGGCACCTCACCGCAGAGGAGGTGAGGGCCACAAAAAAACTGGTGGGAATGGCCTAA
- the scpB gene encoding SMC-Scp complex subunit ScpB, whose translation MDNPLELIIEALLFASSKPLSMQEIHRCLPDAPLPDIKAALKGLQAAYEDMARSFCLKEVADGYQIRTRPAYAPYVLRMLKSSPARLSRAALETLAIVAYKQPIIRQEIEQFRGVDAGGILRTLLEKNLIRIMGRKTIPGRPLIYGTTKRFLEVFDLNDLESLPKLKELKDFGSGDETAVHMPKEDGEVDDASEENGTSPARDEQGLLFPGEREDPTA comes from the coding sequence ATGGACAACCCGCTTGAACTGATTATTGAGGCCCTCCTCTTCGCATCAAGCAAACCCTTGAGCATGCAGGAGATCCACAGGTGTCTTCCGGACGCCCCGCTCCCGGATATCAAGGCCGCCCTGAAAGGTCTACAGGCCGCCTATGAAGACATGGCGAGGAGCTTCTGCCTGAAGGAGGTGGCGGACGGGTATCAGATACGGACCCGGCCGGCATACGCCCCATATGTCCTCAGGATGCTGAAAAGTTCCCCTGCCCGGTTATCCCGGGCCGCGCTGGAGACCCTGGCCATTGTCGCATACAAACAACCGATTATCCGTCAGGAAATCGAACAGTTCAGGGGCGTGGATGCGGGGGGGATACTGAGAACGCTCCTGGAAAAGAACCTGATCCGGATCATGGGACGGAAAACGATTCCCGGCAGGCCGCTCATCTATGGAACCACCAAACGATTCCTTGAGGTATTCGACCTGAACGATCTGGAATCCCTTCCGAAATTGAAGGAACTGAAGGATTTTGGATCCGGCGACGAGACGGCCGTACACATGCCGAAGGAGGATGGAGAGGTTGATGACGCATCCGAAGAAAACGGGACCTCGCCGGCCCGTGACGAACAGGGGCTCCTATTCCCGGGAGAGCGGGAAGACCCAACGGCTTAA
- a CDS encoding segregation/condensation protein A has product MDYEVKLEIFEGPLDLLLHLIHKNEVDIFDIPITTITDQYLAYLDMMKALNMSVAGDFLVMAATLIHIKSRMLLPGSDEEEDEDPRDEIARPLLEYMRLKEVAQELSEREILGRDVFSRKDGSWEEADPNAEEPRLDINLFQLIDAFRQIMEKGRSGPMQMTFRHEKWSVKEKSRLILSLLKQKQEMLFEEIFSGDRSVSEFIVTFLALLELVHVGLVKVFQTSYNNGDIRLAANFDVNGTEDISADLTL; this is encoded by the coding sequence ATGGACTACGAAGTCAAATTGGAAATCTTCGAAGGGCCGTTGGACCTGCTGCTTCACCTGATTCATAAAAATGAGGTGGATATCTTCGATATCCCCATCACCACCATCACCGACCAGTACCTGGCCTATCTGGATATGATGAAGGCCCTCAACATGAGCGTTGCCGGCGATTTTCTGGTCATGGCCGCCACCCTGATCCATATTAAATCCAGGATGTTGCTGCCCGGCTCGGACGAAGAGGAGGATGAGGATCCGCGGGATGAAATTGCACGACCGCTCCTGGAATACATGCGGCTCAAGGAGGTGGCACAGGAACTCTCAGAGCGGGAGATCCTGGGCAGAGATGTCTTTTCCAGGAAAGACGGTTCCTGGGAGGAGGCGGATCCGAATGCTGAGGAGCCCCGGCTGGATATCAATCTGTTTCAGTTGATCGACGCCTTCAGGCAAATCATGGAAAAGGGCCGGTCCGGCCCTATGCAGATGACGTTCAGACACGAAAAATGGTCTGTAAAGGAAAAATCCCGGCTTATTTTATCGTTATTGAAGCAGAAGCAGGAGATGCTCTTTGAGGAGATCTTCAGTGGAGACCGAAGTGTTTCGGAGTTCATCGTCACCTTCCTGGCGCTACTGGAGCTGGTTCACGTCGGTCTGGTCAAGGTATTTCAGACGTCTTACAATAACGGCGATATCCGTCTCGCTGCAAATTTTGATGTCAATGGAACAGAGGATATCAGCGCGGATCTGACCCTCTGA